One window of the Colletotrichum destructivum chromosome 4, complete sequence genome contains the following:
- a CDS encoding Putative Marvel domain-containing protein encodes MRDYWELSGPFGLAVRAAVRIFQFIFAIVTIGLYSASLASWDYSKNVRKTNWIFALVPAVLSALTCAYHVFATVTHAAWSVWDFGLAVIWAALCGVSSTVLVGGENENFVTGDIRSRLAAGAWIAGVSMILWLLSAIHGCAYCCASRKWTRTTKQERDKDNMEELPDRSQREV; translated from the coding sequence ATGAGAGACTACTGGGAACTCTCCGGCCCCTTTGGCCTCGCGGTCCGCGCCGCCGTACGAATTTTCCAGTTCatcttcgccatcgtcacAATCGGCCTCTACTCCGCCTCTCTCGCCTCGTGGGACTATTCGAAAAACGTCAGGAAGACCAACTGGATattcgccctcgtccccgcCGTCCTCTCGGCCCTGACCTGCGCCTACCACGTCTTCGCCACCGTCACGCACGCCGCCTGGTCCGTCTGGGACTTTGGTCTCGCCGTCATCTGGGCTGCTCTCTGCGGCGTGTCTTCGACTGTCCTTGTGGGTGGTGAGAATGAGAACTTTGTCACTGGGGATATTAGGTCGAGACTCGCCGCGGGAGCATGGATTGCAGGCGTCAGCATGATCCTCTGGCTTCTGAGTGCCATACACGGCTGCGCTTACTGTTGCGCCTCGAGGAAGtggacaaggacgacgaaACAAGAGAGAGATAAGGATAACATGGAGGAGCTTCCCGATAGAAGCCAACGAGAAGTGTAG
- a CDS encoding Putative UDP-glucuronosyl/UDP-glucosyltransferase, Glycosyltransferase family 28: MEDEKRDTPSPYRASKASAFGLEDLHLEDQASNSAQPEGPEPPEYTPQYTPQRRWPMPLNIVVQVVGSRGDVQPFLALAAALQKSGHRVRIATHPQFSSFVLDSNKSSASDNKLEFFPVGGDPADLMAYMVESPSLIPKMSQIRAGIIQRKRDMYVEMLDGFWRSCVRPDLVSNVPFVADAIIANPPSFAHVHCAQALGIPVHLMFTMPWTSTKAFPHPLANIKYSKEDKKSTNHASYAAVEFLTWQGLGDLVNAWRVESLGLEPVPSTEGHRILESLQVPFTYCWSPSLVPKPSDWGPHIDISGFFFRDPAPYTPPPDLKAFLEAGPPPIYIGFGSIVVGGIEGLMTMVLSAIKATGVRAIISRGWSNLTGEESANVFYVGDCPHEWLFQQVAAVIHHGGAGTTACGLRYGRPTTIVPFFGDQPFWGAVVAEAGAGPDPIPYRSLTSQKLIHAIQLCLSPEAVAAAQQLADSMRTENGVQAAVDAFHANLPKNKMACDFFSDQPAALVYGRGKKQVKMCRPVASILVKNERLERKQLKSYRSKPTNIENQRWDPLTAISAASLSTIVKMASATADIVVKPFEQYKRTGESAENLEEQLAKTRRHSQAPAFAMLPLPGVGAPEGAEQHTIGTRPPPSRGSEESSGRPGAMAAAAASGVGKLAGNATKGLFVDIPLAMTEGLRAVPNLYGDQVRKHDAVEDFRSGVSVAGKTFCHDMKGGFTDIFVHTYTGKKEQGAIGAAKGLGKGVVSLVTKSTAATFGLVSYPAQGIYRSIWAASNADMRRSIEDEKLLEGDWLVSMSPSWKMDHAAIVEDFEGMRGTRGR, encoded by the exons ATGGAAGACGAAAAGAGAGACACGCCAAGTCCTTACCGGGCATCCAAGGCCTCTGCTTTTGGGCTCGAGGATCTGCATCTCGAAG ATCAAGCCTCCAACTCAGCACAGCCCGAAGGACCAGAGCCACCCGAGTATACACCACAATACACGCCCCAGCGCCGATGGCCTATGCCCCTCAACATTGTTGTCCAGGTCGTAGGCTCCCGTGGCGACGTCCAgcccttcctcgccctcgccgccgccctccagAAGTCGGGCCACCGCGTGCGGATAGCGACGCACCCCCAGTTCTCCTCCTTCGTCCTCGATTCCAACAAGTCCTCCGCCTCGGACAATAAGCTCGAGTTCTTCCCCGTCGGGGGGGACCCGGCCGACCTCATGGCCTACATGGTCGAGTCCCCCTCCTTGATCCCCAAGATGTCCCAGATCCGCGCGGGCATCATCCAGCGCAAGCGCGACATGTATGTCGAGATGCTCGACGGCTTCTGGCGCTCCTGCGTGCGCCCGGACCTGGTGTCCAACGTCCCCTTCGTTGCGGATGCCATCATCGCGAACCCGCCGAGCTTTGCGCACGTCCATTGTGCGCAGGCGCTCGGGATACCCGTCCACCTGATGTTCACGATGCCGTGGACGAGCACCAAGGCGTTCCCGCACCCGCTGGCGAACATCAAATACTCCAAGGAGGATAAGAAGAGCACGAACCACGCCTCGTATGCGGCGGTTGAGTTCTTGACGTGGCAAGG CTTGGGAGACCTTGTCAATGCGTGGAGGGTTGAGTCTTTGGGTCTAGAGCCAGTTCCGTCGACCGAGGGTCACCGTATCCTCGAGAGCCTCCAGGTCCCGTTCACATACTGCTGGTCACCGTCCCTCGTACCTAAGCCCAGCGACTGGGGTCCGCACATCG ACATTAGCGGTTTCTTTTTTCGCGATCCGGCACCGTACACACCACCCCCCGACTTGAAAGCCTTTCTGGAAGCTGGTCCACCACCCATATACATCGGCTTCGGCAGTATTGTTGTCGGCGGAATTGAGGGGCTGATGACAATGGTCCTCAGCGCCATCAAGGCAACGGGCGTCAGAGCGATCATCTCGAGAGGATGGAGCAACCTGACAGGCGAGGAATCGGCCAACGTGTTTTACGTGGGAGATTGTCCGCACGAGTGGTTATTCCAGCAAGTTGCCGCCGTGATCCACCACGGCGGTGCCGGTACGACGGCCTGCGGGCTGCGTTACGGGAGGCCCACGACGATCGTCCCGTTTTTCGGAGA TCAGCCATTCTggggcgccgtcgtcgcagaAGCAGGCGCCGGACCAGACCCAATACCGTACCGCTCCTTGACCTCGCAGAAGCTCATACACGCCATTCAGCTGTGTCTCTCGCCAGAGGCCGTCGCAGCAGCCCAGCAGCTGGCAGATTCCATGCGGACGGAAAACGGCGTccaggcggccgtcgacgccttCCACGCCAACTTGCCCAAGAACAAGATGGCCTGCGACTTCTTCTCCGACCAGCCGGCGGCTTTGGTCTacgggagggggaagaagcagGTCAAGATGTGCAGGCCTGTTGCGTCCATCCTGGTGAAGAACGAGAGGCTAGAACGGAAACAGCTGAAGTC ATACCGGTCAAAACCAACAAACATAGAGAACCAGAGATGGGATCCCTTGACGGCGATATCCGCGGCATCCCTCTCGACAATCGTCAAAATGGCCAGCGCGACggccgacatcgtcgtcaagcCCTTTGAGCAGTACAAACGCACCGGCGAATCCGCGGAAAacctcgaggagcagctcgcAAAGACGCGGAGACACAGCCAAGCCCCTGCCTTTGCCATGCTTCCCCTCCCCGGCGTCGGGGCCCCGGAAGGCGCCGAACAACACACGATCGGCacccgtccgccgccgtccagggGAAGTGAGGAGTCTTCGGGAAGACCTGGAGCcatggccgcggcggcggccagcggcgTCGGAAAGCTCGCTGGCAACGCGACCAAGGGCCTGTTCGTGGACATACCCCTCGCCATGACCGAGGGCCTGCGGGCGGTGCCAAACCTGTACGGCGATCAGGTGCGGAagcacgacgccgtcgaggacttCCGCAGCGGCGTCTCGGTGGCGGGCAAGACGTTCTGCCACGACATGAAGGGCGGCTTCACGGACATTTTCGTCCACACGTACACGGGCAAGAAGGAGCAGGGGGCAATCGGTGCGGCCAAGGGCCTGGGGAAGGGAGTGGTGAGCCTGGTGACCAAGAGCACGGCGGCCACCTTTGGGCTCGTGAGCTATCCGGCGCAGGGCATCTACCGCAGCATctgggccgcctcgaatGCGGACATGCGGAGGagcatcgaggacgagaagctgctcgagggcgactGGCTAGTGTCGATGAGCCCGAGCTGGAAGATGGATCATGCGGCCATTGTCGAGGACTTTGAGGGGATGCGGGGGACAAGGGGGCGATAA
- a CDS encoding Putative Band 7 domain, Stomatin/HflK family, Band 7/SPFH domain superfamily: protein MPRHSDSIYEASDHQDNHQQQASSSNSARRLLHNSSTRSQSPTMSAANAPHHEGSSTGKGRAPDYDEHDNRTETTTNGGGLGLGQGGFKPHGEMTVKPPTKEDLQRSYAKVVEEDANPKGWYGTMINTFGAVIGTIGAIPCCIVCPNPYKNVNQGNVGLVTKFGKFYKAVDPGLVKVNPLSEKLIQVDVKIQMAEVPQQTCMTKDNVTLHLTSVIYYHIVAPHRAAFGISNVRQALMERTQTTLRHVVGARILQDVIERREEIAQSIGEIIEDVAAGWGVQVESMLIKDIIFSQELQESLSMAAQSKRIGESKIIAAKAEVESAKLMRQAADILSSAPAMQIRYLEAMQAMAKSSNSKVIFLPGPGQTMPNIQQSLSGNQTGESSTGANNGTADFNDFGGQDSGFQQAINSRVIENI from the exons ATGCCTCGCCACTCAGACTCCATCTACGAAGCTTCCGATCATCAAGATAACCACCAACAGCAAGCTTCGTCCTCCAACTCTGCTCGACGCCTACTACATAACAGCTCTACCCGATCCCAATCGCCCACAATGAGCGCTGCCAACGCCCCGCATCACGAGGGTTCCTCGACCGGCAAGGGTCGTGCCCCCGACTACGACGAGCACGACAACCGCACCGAGACCACGACCAACGGCGGTGGCCTTGGCTTGGGCCAGGGCGGCTTCAAGCCTCACGGAGAGATGACGGTCAAGCCTCCCACCAAGGAGGACCTCCAGCGCAGCTACGCCAAGGTTGTCGAAGAGGACGCCAACCCCAAGGGCTGGTACGGAACCATGA TCAACActttcggcgccgtcatcggcacCATCGGTGCCATCCCCTGCTGCATCGTCTGCCCGAACCCTTACAAGAACGTCAACCAGGGcaacgtcggcctcgtcaccAAGTTCGGCAAGTTCTACAAGGCCGTCGACCCGGGCCTGGTCAAGGTCAACCCTCTCAGTGAGAAGCTTATCCAGGTCGATGTCAAGATCCAAATGGCAGAGGTTCCCCAGCAGACCTGCATGACCAAGGACAACGTGACGCTTCACCTTACCTCGGTCATCTACTACCACATCGTCGCCCCCCACCGCGCCGCCTTTGGAATTTCCAATGTGCGCCAGGCTCTCATGGAGCGAACCCAGACCACTTTGCGCCATGTCGTCGGTGCCCGCATCTTGCAGGATGTCATTGAGCGCCGAGAGGAGATTGCCCAGTCCATCGGCGAGATcatcgaggacgtcgccgccgggtGGGGTGTCCAGGTTGAGAGCATGCTCATCAAGGACATCATCTTCAGCCAGGAGTTGCAAGAGTCGCTCTCCATGGCCGCACAGAGCAAGCGTATCGGTGAGAGCAAGATCAttgccgccaaggccgag GTTGAATCCGCCAAGCTCATGCGCCAGGCCGCCGACATCCTGTCGTCGGCACCCGCTATGCAGATCCGCTACCTTGAGGCGATGCAGGCCATGGCCAAGTCGTCCAACAGCAAGGTTATCTTCCTGCCGGGCCCCGGCCAGACGATGCCCAACATTCAGCAGTCGCTCAGCGGCAACCAGACGGGCGAGTCATCGACCGGCGCCAACAATGGCACGGCGGACTTCAACGACTTTGGAGGTCAGGACTCCGGCTTTCAGCAAGCTATCAACTCTCGTGTCATCGAAAACATTTGA